Proteins co-encoded in one Dendropsophus ebraccatus isolate aDenEbr1 chromosome 9, aDenEbr1.pat, whole genome shotgun sequence genomic window:
- the LOC138801936 gene encoding taste receptor type 2 member 40-like — MNFTGDKVGVLHLDKEKRNFQVKCKTHTWGKHNQTNPPEQARLGTHRAVFIFIRLRTDWEEVVCELELLGVTTAPAMDSNEKAFFGVLLLEVAIGVFSSLFMIICLFKKEFQKKNMMTYSKIVIPLNVSNICYNFFLCLNYIIAFLGPELYNKACVYYTITYMTMYSIIASVWLAAVLCVFYFTKIIPAQPGVLTSLKSRINGVIWWLITTSEVAALGGGFLSMLLSHPQINRGNSSITMLELMEMTKTQDVKFMITLLLYNSLPFLVIMVTTIGSAGVLKLYDNQIQKNMTTSGKTRVRDYGAAIQTMIGLLALFILLFLCNLSILLNVFVYPDFGYYLCVIYLCSSATSLPALLIYGNPTLKEAILTKWSLRAQAGE; from the coding sequence ATGAATTTTACTGGTGACAAAGTCGGAGTCCTTCATTTGGATAAAGAGAAGAGGAATTTCCAAGTCAAATGCAAAACTCATACTTGGGGTAAACACAACCAAACCAACCCCCCGGAGCAGGCAAGGCTTGGAACACATCGAGCCGTCTTCATCTTCATCAGATTGAGGACAGATTGGGAAGAGGTTGTCTGTGAGTTGGAGCTCCTTGGAGTAACCACAGCTCCGGCCATGGATTCTAATGAGAAGGCGTTCTTTGGCGTGTTACTACTGGAGGTCGCCATCGGGGTCTTCTCCAGCCTCTTCATGATAATTTGCTTGTTCAAAAAAGAATTTCAAAAGAAAAATATGATGACCTACAGCAAGATCGTGATCCCTCTCAATGTGTCCAACATATGCTACAACTTTTTCTTATGTCTGAACTACATCATTGCTTTCCTAGGACCAGAGCTCTACAACAAGGCTTGCGTGTACTACACCATCACATACATGACCATGTACAGCATCATAGCCAGTGTGTGGCTAGCTGCTGTACTCTGTGTCTTCTACTTCacgaagatcatcccagcccaacCCGGAGTCCTCACATCCCTGAAGAGTCGTATCAATGGAGTCATCTGGTGGTTGATAACAACATCAGAGGTTGCGGCACTTGGCGGAGGATTTCTATCAATGCTTCTTTCTCATCCACAAATAAATCGAGGAAATTCATCGATAACTATGTTGGAATTGATGGAAATGACAAAAACTCAGGATGTAAAATTCATGATCACTCTCTTGCTTTACAACTCTCTGCCGTTCCTGGTAATCATGGTGACAACCATTGGCAGCGCTGGGGTTCTGAAATTATATGACAATCAGATTCAGAAGAACATGACGACTTCAGGGAAGACCCGTGTAAGAGATTATGGAGCGGCCATCCAGACCATGATAGGGCTCCTGGCTTtgttcatcctcctcttcctctgtaatCTCTCCATCTTGCTCAATGTGTTTGTGTATCCAGACTTTGGTTATTACTTATGTGTGATTTATCTTTGCTCTTCTGCCACATCCCTGCCCGCTCTCCTCATCTATGGTAATCCTACGCTGAAGGAAGCCATACTCACTAAGTGGTCCCTCAGGGCTCAGGCCGGGGAGTGA